Proteins found in one Paenibacillus dendritiformis genomic segment:
- a CDS encoding M23 family metallopeptidase, translating into MSEQNQNNSKNKSTTSSSANNAANTPEASKPIQGAQAVHTSTWRKLLSKRWVFPALYMAAAAIILTLVWVYQDMNRPLDPNAETAQVDQTVVDSGTQAEGTVNEDAVEVVASNETLGWPVKDAQEVDVVMSFYDETASKEEQAAALIEFEQTFTPNVGIDLARKDQKSFDVLSAMSGKVTRAEQHPKNGFVVEVDHGGGMKTVYQSLADVKVAKGDTVKKGDTLGTAGRSELEKALGVHVHFEVYDNNKPVNPTSLLAKN; encoded by the coding sequence ATGAGTGAACAAAACCAAAACAACTCGAAAAACAAATCCACAACCAGTTCATCGGCTAACAATGCAGCGAACACGCCGGAAGCTTCCAAACCAATCCAGGGAGCGCAGGCGGTTCACACTTCCACATGGAGAAAGCTGTTGTCCAAGCGATGGGTCTTTCCTGCTTTGTACATGGCCGCAGCAGCAATCATCCTAACGTTAGTGTGGGTCTACCAGGATATGAACCGGCCGCTCGACCCGAACGCGGAGACGGCGCAGGTCGATCAGACGGTGGTAGATTCCGGAACACAGGCGGAGGGAACGGTCAACGAAGACGCGGTCGAAGTGGTCGCATCCAACGAGACGTTGGGCTGGCCGGTCAAAGACGCGCAAGAAGTAGACGTCGTCATGTCCTTCTATGACGAGACGGCCAGCAAGGAAGAGCAAGCGGCGGCGCTGATAGAGTTCGAACAGACCTTCACGCCGAATGTAGGAATCGACCTGGCCCGCAAGGATCAGAAATCGTTCGACGTCCTGTCTGCCATGAGCGGTAAAGTCACCCGGGCAGAGCAGCATCCGAAAAATGGCTTCGTCGTGGAAGTGGATCACGGCGGGGGCATGAAGACAGTCTATCAGAGTCTGGCAGATGTCAAAGTCGCGAAAGGCGATACGGTCAAGAAGGGCGACACGCTTGGAACGGCCGGGCGCAGCGAGCTGGAGAAGGCATTGGGCGTGCACGTGCATTTTGAAGTGTACGACAATAACAAGCCGGTTAATCCGACCAGTCTGTTGGCGAAAAACTAA
- the spoIIID gene encoding sporulation transcriptional regulator SpoIIID — translation MHDYIKERTIKIGRCIVETKHTVRTIAKEFGVSKSTVHKDLTERLPEINPDLADQVKHILEYHKSVRHLRGGEATKIKYKKSSSKKREVMTAGKS, via the coding sequence GTGCACGATTACATCAAAGAACGGACCATAAAAATCGGCCGCTGCATCGTCGAGACCAAGCATACGGTTCGCACTATCGCCAAAGAGTTCGGCGTATCCAAGAGCACGGTACACAAAGATCTGACCGAACGGCTGCCCGAAATTAATCCCGATTTGGCGGACCAGGTGAAGCACATTCTCGAGTACCATAAATCCGTGCGCCATCTGCGGGGAGGGGAAGCGACGAAGATCAAATACAAGAAATCGAGTTCAAAAAAACGTGAAGTGATGACGGCAGGCAAGTCCTAG
- the spoIID gene encoding stage II sporulation protein D: MTMLPTRMSAKRWKGGSGARRSSRGNDMLGRAILWAAGLMVLAVLLPLGLVDRLADRPPAAETGPGPPPAMTGTPEGGTEVRVYLANARKIENVPLEQYVRGVLAAEMPADFELEALKAQAIAARTYIVRRLRAGDTAGVPEGADVTDTVAHQAYIPLAELAKRPKHTIVKLNQAVNETRDQVITYQGEPIMAAFFSTSNGYTENAEDYWKNPVPYLKSVPSPWDQAESPRYAETVELPLNEVLDKLGLTPAAVPGLAQASRQGGGGSGSPSSDTVAGGGLAADVRILSRTAGKRVEEVQFGSKRFSGRDIREKLNLRSSAFDWERDGDKLRITTYGYGHGVGMSQYGAQGMAKQGAAAKRILTYYYTGVKLDKASKLLTAAGPPSS, from the coding sequence ATGACCATGCTGCCGACACGAATGTCTGCCAAGCGGTGGAAGGGCGGTTCCGGGGCAAGACGATCATCCCGGGGGAACGACATGCTGGGACGAGCTATCCTATGGGCGGCGGGCCTGATGGTCCTGGCGGTGCTGCTGCCGCTCGGGCTGGTAGACCGGCTGGCGGATCGGCCGCCCGCCGCGGAGACCGGTCCCGGCCCGCCGCCGGCCATGACGGGCACGCCCGAGGGCGGGACGGAAGTGCGCGTCTATCTAGCGAATGCGCGCAAGATAGAGAATGTCCCGCTGGAGCAATACGTGCGCGGCGTCCTGGCGGCAGAGATGCCGGCCGACTTCGAGCTCGAGGCGCTGAAGGCGCAGGCGATCGCCGCCCGCACGTATATCGTGCGCCGCCTTCGGGCGGGCGACACCGCTGGCGTCCCCGAGGGGGCTGACGTGACGGATACCGTCGCCCATCAGGCGTATATCCCGCTGGCTGAGTTGGCGAAGCGGCCGAAGCATACGATCGTAAAGCTCAACCAGGCCGTCAATGAGACGCGGGATCAAGTGATTACCTATCAAGGGGAGCCGATTATGGCCGCCTTCTTCTCGACGAGCAACGGCTATACCGAGAATGCCGAGGATTATTGGAAGAATCCCGTTCCCTACTTGAAGAGCGTGCCCAGCCCTTGGGATCAGGCCGAGTCTCCCCGGTACGCCGAGACGGTGGAGCTGCCGCTGAACGAAGTCCTGGATAAGCTCGGCCTGACTCCGGCGGCGGTACCGGGTCTCGCCCAAGCCTCGCGGCAGGGCGGAGGCGGATCGGGGAGCCCGTCCTCGGACACAGTGGCTGGAGGCGGGCTGGCGGCAGATGTGCGCATCCTGTCCCGCACGGCGGGGAAGCGGGTGGAGGAGGTTCAATTCGGATCGAAGCGCTTCAGCGGCCGGGATATCCGTGAGAAGTTGAATCTGCGTTCGAGCGCGTTTGATTGGGAGCGGGACGGTGACAAGCTGCGCATTACGACATACGGCTATGGCCACGGCGTCGGCATGAGCCAGTATGGGGCGCAGGGCATGGCGAAGCAGGGAGCGGCGGCCAAGCGGATATTGACCTACTATTATACAGGGGTGAAGTTGGACAAAGCTTCGAAGTTACTAACTGCAGCCGGGCCGCCTTCCTCGTAA